A stretch of DNA from Micromonospora sp. NBC_01813:
ATGATCAGGACGTGGCACGCAGGGTGGCGTACGCCAGCGGCAACGGGTTCGACTGGCCGGGCCAGGTTCCGGTCAGCACCGCACCGCCGGACTGAGGTTCGTCGTCAACCTGCTGGATGCTGGGACGGCGCAGCACCGTCAGGTCGACCGCGTCTGTGACGATCACCGCCCGATCGTCGGAGATCACCCGCCTGATGGCACCAACGGCAGGTACCTCAGCGTCGGCGGTGCCGGTGCTGGCGATCTCCATGCTGGGCGCACGGCTCACCAACTCGCCGTCGACCTCTATGAACTCCGTCGCCTGGCCGGTGTCCGCGATGATGGCGCTGGCCAGGGCGGCGGCGTAGACCGGGTCGCCGCAGCCGTCGTACACCCATCGTCGGCCGAGTACCGAATGCTCGACGGTGTCGATCAGCCACTCGTCCGCACCGGCCAGCGGAGCTCCCCGGTAGGTCAGCGGCACCTGGTGCACGGGCCCGTCACCAGTCCGGACCAGGAACGTCTCGATGCCGACCTGCCCTGCCGGGTCGTCGAACCGGTACGCCGCGACGCGGGTCAGCTCGCCGGTGCCCGGATCTTGATACCAGTCCCGAGCCGGGAGCCAGGCCGCCAACAGCTCGAGTTTCGTCGGCCGCAGCTCTGCCCGGTGCAGCAATGCCATCCGCCGATCGTAGCTGCCACGCGGATCGACGGCGTGAGCACGCGTCGAGCACGCGTCGAGGGCCGGACCCCGGTGGTACGGGGTCCGGCCCTCGACGCTGTGCTTCAGGTTCTGGTGCGCTGGTCAGCTGTTCCAGTGCTGGGCGACGAGCTCGGCAGCCTGGGTCTCCCACTGCGCATAGTGGTCCGGGTACGCCGAGACCTGGACCTTCTGGGCGGCGTCGGTCAACGGCATGTCCTGCCAGCCGTCGACACCCTTCAGACCCTCCAGGAACGCGGTGGTCGAGTACTCGACGTCGGTGATCTGCTCCACCGAACCCCAGCCGGACGACGGCCGCTGCTGGAACAGACCCTGCGAGTCGTGGTCGTTGCGGTCACCCAGGTGACCGAGGTTCTCCAGCTTCGACTCCTGCAGGGCGGTGCCGATGGCGACGACGGCGGCCCGCTCGTCCATGCCGGCCTTCTTCGTGGCGGCGATGATGCCCTTGACGTTGTCGGTCTGCTCGGCGCTCAGGGAGATGCGGGACTGCTCGCCCTGCACGCCGTGCGGGGTCAGCTTGCTGCTGTCCACAGCGCTGCTCGCGGCGGCGGCGGCGCTCGCGGCGGCCTGCACACCGGCGGGGGCGTGGTCGGCGGCCAGGGCGGGGGCGGCGATGGCGCCACCGGCCAGGGTGAGTCCGGCGATGCCGAGGGCGGTGTTCCGCAGGCTGGTACGCACGGTACGGCTGATGATCGTGGTCATGGGGGGTCCACCTTCCGTTCCGGGGGATACACACCCGCAGTGGCGCGGGATGTGCGGTAACGGTTCCGGTGTCACAACATGTCTGTGGGGGTGTCCGCTGCGCGGGGCCCGCCGGCTCGCCCCGAGTGAGTGGGGCGGTGCCCCCGAGTGGGTGGGGCGGTGGGGCCGCTTCTGCGCTGCGGACCATGTACAACCACGCCACCCCGCCGACCATTCCCGGCCGGGCCACCGGGCCGACGACCGGCCGCTCCAGGCTTCAAGATCGCGACGATCTTGCACTTATCGACGGACAATCCCGACAAATCTTCTCGATAAGTGCAAGATCGCCGAGGAGAGGCGGGGTGCGGGGCGGGTGGGTGCGGGGGTGGGTGGCTCGACCATGTGTAACGACCCCGCACGGCGGATCATTCCGGCCGGGCCGGCGGCCGCCCCACAGACCGCTGGGCGCCGCTCCGGCGAGCCACGACGGGCCCCGACAAGCCCGGGCGGGGCGGATAAGTGCCGCCGATCGGAGCGGCTGCGCCGTTTTCTACATGACATACGTAATGCGTGGCGCATGAGGTATGTGGTGTAGAAAACGGCGAGCATCAGCCGAGGTTGACCTTCGAGTTGGTTGAGGCATCAGGATTGCCAGCGACCAGGCCAAGCCGACATAGGTGGCATCGTGCAGAAAACCAGTCCGGCAGACTCCGACCACGGCCGAACCGACCGAGCCGTACCCGACCAAGCCGTACCCGACCAGGCTGTACCCGACCGAGCCGCACCTGACGAGGTAATGGATGCCATCACCGCTGCGGTGGCGCTCGGACAGTCCGGGCAGCGGGCGCAGGCCCGGGACGCCCTGACCGCCCTGTGGGGGCGGATCGGTGACGACGGGGATGCCTTTCATCGCTGCGTACTCGCGCACTATCTGGCTGACCTGCAGGACACGGTCGAGGCGGAGTTGCACTGGGACGAGCGGGCGCTGGCTGCCGCCGCCGACCTGAGCGACGAACGAGCCCAGCAGCACGACTCATCGTTCAAGGCCCGGGGCTTCCTGCCGTCGCTGCACCTCAACCTGGCTGACGTCCACCGTCGGCTGGGCAACACCGGGCTGGCCCGCAAGCAGCTGGCCGCAGCGGGAGAATCCGTGCATCAGCTGCCCGACGATGCGTACGGCGAGATGATCCGCTCCGGCATCGACAGTGTCAGCCAGGCCCTCGACGCCGGCTCCACCGAGCGGCTCGCTGCGCATCCGTGACCGGCCGCCAGCCCTATCGGGAATGGCTGGCGGCCGGTGGGTCACGCTTCCTACCAGCGGTATCAGGCCCAGGGATCGAACGGGATGCTGGCCGGCTTCGACCTGCTCAGCAGGTTGCGGAACCGGTCGTCCTGGTCGGTGATCTTGATCGTGGCGGCACTGAAGTTGGCGGTCATCAGGCGATCCCGCAGCCAGCTGCTCGGCCAGCCGTTCCAGTCGACGATCGGCGGGTAGCGCCAGTCGCCGTAATGGTTCTCCGGCGGTTCGTCGTTGCTGTTCGCGAGGCGGAAGTTGTGCGACCCGAAAGCGCCTTCCTTGTGGTAGACCATCTTGGGATGGGTGCCGTCGAAACGGACCGACGAGCGCGGGTAGGTCTGCACGTCGGAATGCACTGTCCGGGTGACGTATTCCACTTGATTGGACGACTGACTCACCCAGGATATGACATGCTCCCAGTCGTGGCGGTGACCGCAGCAGCCCTGGACGGTCTGGTCTTTCTCGAAATAGCTCGCGTAGACGATGGCGCACCAGCCGTTGTTGCATTTCGATCGGGCGTACGTCTGGGTGCGGTCGAGATCGGACCGGTCGCGGCAGTTGCCGTTGACTGCCCCGCTGGTGTTCAGTCCACCGTTGAGGGTGCCGTCGGGCGAGATCGCGGCGACCGCGTAGCAGCCGTCGCCGTCGTAGTCGTAGGCCGGGGAGAAGTTCAGCTCGAGTGCACCGGCGGACTGCGGCAGGTTCGGCAGGTTCTCGGCGCGGGCCGCCGTGGCGGGGACGACCACCAGCGCGACGGTCAGCAGCGCCGATCCGATCCAGGATTGCCCACGGATCGTCCATCGGGGAACTCCGGCGTGGGAAGAGTCGTCCGGCGCAGTCGAATGCACCGGACTTTCCGACTGAAGCAACGCAGCCTCCTTGCACAATCTCGGCGGGCTTCCAGCCCAGTGCCGAGTGGCTCATCCCGGCGGGAATCACCGGTGCGAGCAGCCGACGCGACCAACATAGTTTGGTCAGCATCAATAGACAAGGAATTGACTGCGAGTGACGAAGCGATGGACGGCCTGAGAAGCAGATCAGTGCGTACGCGGCGCGGCCCGGTCGGTGTGGCCGAGGCTGAGGTCGGGCGCGATCCGGTCGCGTACCAGTCGTTTCAGCTCGGGAATCTCCGGGAAGCCGCTCTCGGAGCGTGACCAGATCGTCGCCCCGTCGAGTCGGATCTCGAAGATGCCGCCGGTGCCCGGCACCAGCGCCACCTCGCCGAGCCGCAACCCGAAGGTGGTGAGCAGCTCCTGCGCGGTCCACGCGGCCCGCAGCATCCAGCGGCACTGCGTGCAGTACTCGATCTCCAACCGGGGCTGCTTCGTCGTCACCCGTACGAGTATGCCGGTGTCCGGCAAGACCGCCGAGCCTGGTCAGCGGAGTCGGGCGGGTGCTCCGGATCACCGTACCCGCAAATGGTGTTGCCGGTCTGGCAAGCTAGGTGGCATGGACGACGACCTCGACCAGGCCCTCGAGTCGGTCGGACCCCGGCTGCGGGCGCTGCGCAAGCAGCGCGAGACCACCCTCGCCGAGTTGTCGACGGTGACCGGCATCTCGGTGAGCACCCTGTCCCGGCTGGAGTCCGGCGACCGGAAACCCACCCTGGAGCTGCTGTTCCCGCTCGCCAAGGCCTACGGGGTGACCCTGGACGAGCTGGTCGACGCCCCACCGACCGGCGACCCACGCGTGCACCTGCGGCCGGTCACCCGGTTCGGGATGACGATGCTGCCGCTGAGCCGCCGCCCCGGCGGCATCCAGGCGTACAAATTGATCATCCCCCCGGGGAGCCCGCGCCGGGAGCCCGACCTGAAGACCCACGAAGGCTACGAATGGCTGTACGTCCTCGACGGGCGACTTCGCGTCATCCTCGGCGAACATGACCTGGTGCTCGCCCCCGGTGAGGCGGCCGAGTTCGACACCCGAGTGCCGCACTGGTTCGGCGCGGTCGGCGACGAACCGGTCGAGTTCCTCAGCCTCTTCGGCCAGCAGGGCGAGCGCGCCCACCTGCGCGCCCGCCCCAGATCCACGGAGGGCGGCAAGCCCTGAGCCGTCCTGATCGAACCCGCCCCTGGGGTGCACTCGGCTTCGTCTGCCTCGCCGTCGGTCTGTCGACCGCGATGGCCTCGCCGTACCTGACCCTGTTCCTCGACGACGCGGTCCAGGCCAGCGCCGGGCAGATCGCGCTGTGCCTGGTCGCGGCCCCGGTCTCGTCGGTGGTGATCGCCACCCTGGTCGGACGGCTGTCGGACCGGCTGCCGAGCCGTCGAGGGCTGCTCGCCGCCGCCGCGTCGGCCGGCTGCCTGTCCAGCGCGCTCACCTCGGTCGTACGGGACTTCCCGGTCTTTCTGATCATCACGGTCACGCTGACGGCGTCGGCGCAGGTGATGGTCCCGCAGATGTTCGCCTACGCCCGGGAGGCGCTGGCCGGGT
This window harbors:
- a CDS encoding SelT/SelW/SelH family protein, producing MTTKQPRLEIEYCTQCRWMLRAAWTAQELLTTFGLRLGEVALVPGTGGIFEIRLDGATIWSRSESGFPEIPELKRLVRDRIAPDLSLGHTDRAAPRTH
- a CDS encoding helix-turn-helix domain-containing protein, with translation MDDDLDQALESVGPRLRALRKQRETTLAELSTVTGISVSTLSRLESGDRKPTLELLFPLAKAYGVTLDELVDAPPTGDPRVHLRPVTRFGMTMLPLSRRPGGIQAYKLIIPPGSPRREPDLKTHEGYEWLYVLDGRLRVILGEHDLVLAPGEAAEFDTRVPHWFGAVGDEPVEFLSLFGQQGERAHLRARPRSTEGGKP
- a CDS encoding NPP1 family protein, with protein sequence MLQSESPVHSTAPDDSSHAGVPRWTIRGQSWIGSALLTVALVVVPATAARAENLPNLPQSAGALELNFSPAYDYDGDGCYAVAAISPDGTLNGGLNTSGAVNGNCRDRSDLDRTQTYARSKCNNGWCAIVYASYFEKDQTVQGCCGHRHDWEHVISWVSQSSNQVEYVTRTVHSDVQTYPRSSVRFDGTHPKMVYHKEGAFGSHNFRLANSNDEPPENHYGDWRYPPIVDWNGWPSSWLRDRLMTANFSAATIKITDQDDRFRNLLSRSKPASIPFDPWA
- a CDS encoding CG0192-related protein; the protein is MALLHRAELRPTKLELLAAWLPARDWYQDPGTGELTRVAAYRFDDPAGQVGIETFLVRTGDGPVHQVPLTYRGAPLAGADEWLIDTVEHSVLGRRWVYDGCGDPVYAAALASAIIADTGQATEFIEVDGELVSRAPSMEIASTGTADAEVPAVGAIRRVISDDRAVIVTDAVDLTVLRRPSIQQVDDEPQSGGAVLTGTWPGQSNPLPLAYATLRATS